In Arachis stenosperma cultivar V10309 chromosome 1, arast.V10309.gnm1.PFL2, whole genome shotgun sequence, one DNA window encodes the following:
- the LOC130944630 gene encoding uncharacterized protein LOC130944630, with protein sequence MNHHKTCDSSHLISSSDPPPPSSKMQDSIGIPACFSSSPLKGGGDEGGGGGGAVTRSGQSVYMSVYRTKIADNCRKITITWCKNLLLHGLSVSVEGLKGDTQYTCKVELKPWYFWKKQGSKLFVVDDAYDKPLHLFWDLKAAKFNGETEPSSEYYVAVVWDDQVVLLLGDLKKEAYRRTGCRPSLIDPILVAKKEHIFGKKKFSTRAKFHEKGRWHEISIECKGRSANDGGDSVLHHQPEMEIRIDGHLVIHVKHLQWKFRGNESIHPSKMRVEVYWDVHDWLFSPGLKHALFIFKPAFSSSSVSMSSSSTPLSSSSSSSSPPLTRTSLVEGFSVGGSSEFCLFLYAWKVIE encoded by the coding sequence ATGAACCATCATAAAACCTGTGACTCATCACATCTGATCTCTAGCTCCGATCCACCACCACCCTCTTCAAAGATGCAAGATTCAATTGGTATTCCTGCTTGCTTCTCTTCATCTCCTTTGAAGGGTGGTGGTGATGAAGGTGGAGGAGGTGGTGGAGCAGTGACCCGTTCAGGCCAAAGCGTTTACATGTCCGTATACAGAACGAAGATCGCTGATAACTGCCGCAAGATCACAATCACATGGTGCAAGAATCTCTTGCTCCATGGCTTATCGGTTTCAGTGGAAGGTCTTAAAGGAGACACTCAATACACCTGCAAGGTTGAGCTCAAGCCGTGGTACTTCTGGAAGAAGCAAGGCTCCAAGCTCTTCGTCGTCGATGACGCCTACGACAAACCCCTTCACCTCTTCTGGGACCTCAAGGCCGCCAAGTTCAACGGCGAAACGGAACCCTCGTCGGAGTACTACGTGGCGGTGGTTTGGGACGACCAGGTTGTGTTGCTTCTCGGCGATCTCAAGAAAGAAGCGTACAGAAGAACCGGATGCCGGCCTTCGCTTATTGATCCGATATTGGTAGCGAAGAAGGAGCATATTTTCGGGAAGAAGAAGTTCTCAACGAGAGCCAAGTTTCACGAGAAAGGTAGGTGGCATGAGATCTCAATTGAATGCAAAGGCAGGAGCGCCAACGACGGAGGAGATTCCGTTCTTCATCATCAGCCGGAGATGGAGATAAGGATCGATGGGCATTTGGTGATTCATGTTAAGCACTTGCAGTGGAAGTTTCGAGGGAATGAGTCGATTCATCCGAGTAAGATGAGAGTGGAGGTATATTGGGATGTTCATGATTGGTTGTTTAGTCCTGGTTTAAAGCATGCTTTGTTTATCTTTAAGCCTGCTTTCTCTTCCTCGTCCGTGTCTATGTCTTCATCATCGACACCATTGTCTTCGTCTTCGTCCTCGTCTTCGCCTCCATTGACAAGGACTAGTTTAGTGGAGGGGTTTAGTGTTGGTGGCTCATCAGAGTTTTGCTTGTTCCTCTATGCTTGGAAGGttattgaatga